In one Palaemon carinicauda isolate YSFRI2023 chromosome 25, ASM3689809v2, whole genome shotgun sequence genomic region, the following are encoded:
- the LOC137619137 gene encoding uncharacterized protein yields MTSNSSSDNGNYDSNGSSGHSNSDTTSYESHNSIYNNSYDINNCSDNNSSIYSSSDNSSYDSNSHSYCSSNNSSFVSKSSFDNSSYNSNSSSYISSDNSSYDSNSSSYSNSDNSRYDSRYSSSDNSSYDSNSNS; encoded by the coding sequence ATgacaagtaatagtagtagtgataacgGCAATTATGATAGTAATGGTAGTAGTGGTCATAGTAATAGTGATACCACTAGTTATGAAAGTCATAacagtatttataataatagttatgacaTTAATAATTGTAGTGATAACAATAGTAGTatttatagtagtagtgataacaGTAGCTATGATAGTAATAGTCATAGTTATTGTAGTAGTAATAACAGTAGTTTTGTAAGTAAAAGTAGTTTTGATAACAgtagttataatagtaatagtagtagttatattAGTAGTGATAACAGTAGTtatgatagtaatagtagtagttatagtaataGTGATAACAGTCGTTATGATAGTcgttatagtagtagtgataacagtagttatgatagtaatagtaatagttaa
- the LOC137619138 gene encoding uncharacterized protein translates to MINVVVKVVTIVTVVVIVVVITSYDRNSSNYGSSDNSSYDSNTSSYNRSDNSSYDSNTSSYNRSDNSSYDSNSSSEYCYEYTSGENSVYDSNNSRYSSSGDNNYDNNSCSDNSYDSNSCSNNSSCDSNTSSYSSDGNSSYDIDISS, encoded by the exons ATGATAAATGTAGTTGTAAAAGTAGTTACGATAGTAACAGTAGTAGTTATAGTTGTAGTGATAACTAGTTATGATCGTAATAGTAGTAATTATGGTAGTAGTGATAACAGTAGTTATGATAGTAACACTAGTAGCTATAATAGAAGTGATAACAGTAGTTATGATAGTAACACTAGTAGCTATAATAGAAGTGATAACAGTAGTtatgatagtaatagtagtagtgaatACTGTTATGA atATACTAGTGGTGAAAACAGtgtttatgatagtaataatagtagataTAGTAGTAGtggtgataataattatgataataatagttgtagtgATAACAGTTATGATAGTAACAGTTGTAGTAATAACAGTAGTTGTGATAGTAatactagtagttatagtagtgACGGTAACAGTAGTTATGATATTGATATTAGTAGTTAA
- the LOC137619278 gene encoding uncharacterized protein encodes MPRNYMPKNILTTDRTNLEKAFYHRLETGCSIRTACNLFGVKVSTLGDAFTRSKAESDGKTFVPKHQNVKKVFTDAQETLIEEYSIKIARMFYGLPTRAFRRMILKYAEAVGSPCIPDGWKREGMATRDWYYGYMFRHPRLALKAPEGMSLSRAMAFNRVNVEVFFKAYVEAVERHSFMPARIFNLDESGLSTVMKPCKVVCERGRPVASQVARERGNHMTFVGIVNAAGQGFPPVFIIARKKMNADFQRGTTPGTTVLLQANGWMDHERFVQTLEHLHKVSYSSVENKILLIMDNAECHMSIHVVEYAIRHGIVIVTLPPHTTAKLQPLDVSVFGPFKSVLRSIQDDFKLSNPHVPITEHMLPEMACKAWDKVCNVTNITNGFRATGIFPVNRNIFPDDAFAGAEVTEQAPPDDDDDLPETVAAPLTPVPSEPDQPQPGPSGIGRMSPASASRANSPEAALQPQQTPTPTPSSPPIPDITPEAVQPYPKARPRPAARGRKKIRACILTEDEEALSQLRDKEEKKAAREEKKRRLQEKKRGQEARQAVKKKRSEPVEESSSDEEAVDNPALCDDSSEYSDEVAEELEFDAASYPFVQKEPEVGDFVLVQLLFQGKKSEELVHFVGKVISLEEDGQQLQVDFLRIRSPLLKDTFHFPDIGDVDSVDRSSVLGVLTVSTGTTQRQANLIKVLPPLRDFNMH; translated from the exons ATGCCTCGCAACTACATGCCAAAGAACATCCTAACCACGGATAGGACCAATTTAGAGAAGGCATTCTACCACCGCCTAGAGACTGGTTGTAGCATCCGTACTGCGTGCAACCTTTTTGGAGTTAAAGTTTCGACTCTTGGG gatgctttcactcggTCCAAAGCGGAGAGTGATGGGAAGACGTTTGTGCCTAAGCATCAGAACGTCAAAAAGGTTTTCACCGATGCGCAGGAAACCTTGATCGAGGAATACTCCATCAAGATCGCGCGGATGTTCTATGGCCTGCCAACGAGAGCTTTCAGGAGGATGATCCTGAAGTATGCAGAGGCTGTTGGCAGCCCGTGTATTCCTGATGGCTGGAAGAGGGAAGGTATGGCCACCCGTGACTGGTATTACGGGTATATGTTCCGTCATCCAAGGCTTGCATTGAAGGCTCCGGAGGGCATGTCACTTTCGCGCGCGATGGCTTTCAACCGCGTAAAcgttgaagtcttcttcaaggcttacgtggaagctgtcgagcgacacagtttcatgccagccaggatcttcaacttggatgagagtggcttgtccactgtgatgaagccatgtaaggttgtttgcgagagaggtcgtcctgttgcttcgcaggttgctcgggagagaggcaatcatatgactttcgtggggattgttaatgctgcagggcaaggtttccctccagtgtttatcatcgcacgaaagaagatgaatgctgattttcagagagggactactcctggaaccacagtgctcttgcaggctaacggttggatggaccatgagcgtttcgtgcagacactcgagcatctccataaggtgtcttattcttcagtggagaataagatactgctgataatggacaatgccgagtgtcacatgagcattcatgtggttgagtatgcgatacggcatggcatcgtaattgtcacgctgccacctcatactacagccaaactccagccattagatgtaagtgtctttggccccttcaagtctgtcctgcgatccattcaggacgattttaaactttcaaaccctcacgtgcccatcacagaacatatgttgccagagatggcgtgcaaggcctgggacaaggtttgtaatgtcaccaacatcaccaatgggtttcgtgctactggcatctttcccgtcaaccgcaacatctttccagatgatgcgtttgctggggcagaagtcacagagcaggcccctcctgatgatgatgatgatttgccagaaactgttgccgcacccttgacaccagttccatcggagcctgaccaacctcagcctggaccatctggaataggtaggatgtcaccagcttcagcgtctagggctaactctcctgaagcagcactccaacctcagcagactccaactccaacaccttcatctcctccaattcccgacatcactcccgaagctgtgcagccctacccgaaggctcgtccccgccctgctgctagagggcgcaagaagatccgcgcctgcatcctgactgaggatgaggaggctcttagccagctgcgggacaaggaggagaagaaagcagccAGAGAGGAGAAGAAGCGGAGGTTGCAGGAGAAGAAGAGAGGGCAGGAGGCACGACAGGCGGTTAAGAAGAAGAGGTCTGAGCCAGTTGAGGAGAGCAGTAGTGATGAGGAGGCTGTCGACAATCCTGCACTCTGTGacgactcatctgaatattcagatgaggtTGCAGAGGAGCTTGAGTTTGATGCTGCCTCCTATCCATTCGTCCAGAAGGAGCCAGAG GTGGGTGACTTTGTCCTGGTCCAGCTTCTCTTCCAGGGGAAGAAGTCTGAGGAGCTTGTCCACTTTGTGGGCAAGGTCATTTCCCTGGAGGAAGACGGGCAGCAGCTGCAGGTGGACTTCCTCAGGATAAGGTCGCCCTTGCTGAAGGACACCTTCCACTTCCCAGACATCGGGGATGTCGACAGTGTCGACCGCAGCAGTGTGTTGGGGGTCCTTACAGTCAGCACGGGGACCACCCAACGACAAGCAAACCTCATCAAGGTCCTCCCTCCCTTGagggactttaacatgcattag